From the Candidatus Woesearchaeota archaeon genome, one window contains:
- a CDS encoding glycosyltransferase family 2 protein: protein MSLTLGIDFASFIYRKLNPIPENDETKNLSVSVIIPAHNEEKNIDAVVDAIYAQTLKPKNVMIVNDNSSDNTHERCLDIYSKHNNLFYIKNLINAGKAMSINHLVKKYYGALGDIVYINDGDLLPDPKCLEELVKGFYDENVAAVTGFPTLIASGSFLSRQLTYGKEWQIRVMSFRKVGQAARNGMYVMCGAVTGYKKDVLLKYPIPTRTQTEDLDYTWVLLEKGYKLGFQEKATCVSYDVRGLKNHWKQTRRWHRGAWQAIYSHAGQFSNAKSLLYTTLIPFWTEAVLFTAKTAALPMIYNYSPYLVGGLLAAEVTVNIGITLAREPKYLKYMPAAMLYTGVCLVSYLISGIQTTYEKLTHQEEKWNNRWNKNVRK from the coding sequence ATGAGCCTTACCCTTGGAATTGACTTTGCCTCTTTTATCTACAGGAAGCTCAATCCAATTCCTGAAAATGATGAAACAAAGAATCTCAGCGTGAGCGTTATAATTCCTGCTCATAATGAAGAGAAGAACATTGATGCTGTTGTTGATGCAATATATGCTCAGACTCTAAAGCCAAAGAATGTAATGATTGTAAATGACAATTCTTCTGATAATACCCATGAAAGATGCCTTGATATTTACAGCAAGCACAATAATCTTTTCTACATAAAAAATCTGATAAATGCAGGAAAAGCCATGAGCATAAATCATCTTGTAAAGAAATACTATGGCGCGCTGGGAGACATTGTATACATAAATGACGGCGATCTTCTTCCGGACCCAAAATGCCTAGAGGAATTGGTAAAAGGGTTTTATGATGAGAATGTTGCTGCAGTAACCGGATTTCCGACATTGATTGCATCGGGCTCGTTTCTAAGCAGGCAGCTTACCTACGGGAAGGAATGGCAGATTAGGGTGATGTCATTCAGAAAAGTCGGGCAGGCAGCAAGAAACGGCATGTATGTTATGTGCGGAGCAGTCACCGGATACAAGAAAGATGTTCTTCTCAAGTATCCTATTCCAACAAGAACTCAGACAGAAGACCTGGATTACACCTGGGTTCTTCTCGAGAAGGGCTACAAGCTCGGCTTCCAGGAAAAAGCGACATGTGTTTCCTATGATGTAAGGGGGCTGAAAAACCACTGGAAGCAGACAAGAAGGTGGCACAGGGGCGCATGGCAGGCAATTTACTCGCATGCAGGGCAGTTTAGCAATGCAAAAAGCCTTCTTTACACCACGCTTATTCCATTCTGGACCGAGGCTGTCCTTTTCACAGCAAAAACAGCAGCGCTCCCAATGATATACAATTACAGCCCTTACCTTGTTGGCGGGCTTCTTGCAGCAGAGGTTACGGTTAATATCGGGATTACTCTCGCAAGGGAGCCTAAATACCTGAAATACATGCCTGCTGCAATGCTATACACCGGGGTATGCCTTGTAAGTTATCTCATTTCAGGAATCCAGACAACTTATGAAAAACTCACTCACCAGGAAGAGAAATGGAATAATAGGTGGAATAAAAATGTCAGGAAGTAA
- a CDS encoding 30S ribosomal protein S17e, with amino-acid sequence MGRIKIRMIKRITTEALEKDRNSYTTDFSKNKGIIARKINVPSKKVRNVIAGYIARVMKRKVE; translated from the coding sequence TTGGGCAGAATTAAGATAAGAATGATAAAGAGAATAACAACAGAAGCTCTTGAGAAAGACAGGAACAGCTATACCACGGACTTTTCAAAAAATAAGGGAATTATTGCCAGGAAAATTAATGTGCCTTCAAAGAAAGTGAGAAATGTAATTGCAGGATACATTGCAAGAGTTATGAAGAGAAAGGTAGAGTAA
- a CDS encoding GNAT family N-acetyltransferase, with product MQRAEDLKIGVLSKQYMENNLESIMLIERDYPEIWLPENFLRDFPKKWELSRYAELEETPVGFVIASLKEDSISLHRFMVDPDYRDKHIGGILYSNFEAGCRKADGVKKITLNVFSDNSGAIRFYERLGYRIFDEKSLAMHYGMEKILK from the coding sequence ATGCAAAGGGCTGAAGATTTGAAAATCGGTGTGCTCTCAAAGCAGTACATGGAAAACAATCTTGAAAGCATAATGCTTATTGAGCGGGATTATCCCGAAATCTGGCTCCCAGAAAACTTTTTAAGGGACTTTCCAAAGAAATGGGAGCTAAGCAGATATGCTGAACTTGAAGAGACGCCAGTGGGATTTGTAATCGCTTCTTTAAAGGAGGATTCAATATCTCTTCACAGGTTCATGGTTGACCCGGATTACAGGGACAAGCACATCGGGGGAATTCTTTACAGCAATTTTGAGGCAGGATGCAGAAAAGCGGATGGAGTAAAAAAAATAACCCTGAATGTGTTCTCAGACAACAGCGGCGCAATCAGATTTTATGAGCGCCTCGGATACAGGATATTTGATGAAAAATCATTAGCCATGCATTATGGAATGGAAAAAATCCTGAAATAA
- a CDS encoding transglycosylase SLT domain-containing protein: MKNSLTRKRNGIIGGIKMSGSKRSKARRAFSVTVASILGAGIIYAANIGVPSLIIKNVNLKKAMESVTIVAEAERNSEVPESTGISEINDDYPNDITKLFTKRERLIDISYEVKNLENILIDKSDKSPNEFQPEEIRLLARFVPIKSLIEKYAPLYRIDPIWYSRILIAESALNPTSYNEISKDYGIAQLKKERYELAEKELLDLDSRYFSGRSFTDNIYNPETNLIFGLGLVRMNIDDNALKNTDYDVLSVMYNLGYSGIDKNGNFNEAAKTYLSYINKKKTITSEIISAFSYAKTPEKITDARVKAILSIYSKGYSTEKAYDEILSFYMKEIKKPYENEPWWLAVTLDEAGAYANTMQKAYGHNEKTNLDEIVKRTKEAQIDPKTELGNYLLEIYERNKEFAGWKNAKG; the protein is encoded by the coding sequence ATGAAAAACTCACTCACCAGGAAGAGAAATGGAATAATAGGTGGAATAAAAATGTCAGGAAGTAAAAGGTCCAAGGCAAGAAGAGCCTTCAGCGTAACAGTTGCATCAATATTGGGAGCAGGAATAATATATGCTGCAAACATCGGTGTCCCAAGCCTGATTATAAAAAATGTTAATCTTAAAAAAGCAATGGAATCCGTGACAATAGTTGCTGAAGCAGAGAGGAATAGTGAAGTTCCAGAGAGCACTGGAATATCCGAAATAAATGATGATTACCCAAATGACATAACAAAACTTTTCACAAAGCGTGAAAGGCTCATTGACATTTCATATGAAGTGAAAAATCTTGAGAATATCCTGATTGACAAGAGCGATAAAAGTCCTAATGAGTTCCAACCCGAAGAGATAAGGCTTCTTGCAAGATTCGTTCCAATAAAAAGCCTGATTGAAAAATATGCTCCTCTTTACAGGATTGACCCCATATGGTATTCAAGGATTCTGATTGCAGAATCAGCACTGAACCCAACAAGCTACAATGAAATTTCAAAAGATTATGGAATTGCCCAGCTAAAAAAAGAAAGGTATGAACTTGCAGAAAAAGAGCTTCTTGACTTGGACAGCAGGTATTTTTCAGGAAGGTCTTTTACCGATAACATTTACAATCCTGAGACAAACCTGATATTCGGGCTGGGGCTTGTGAGGATGAACATAGATGACAATGCTCTAAAAAACACAGATTATGATGTCCTTTCTGTAATGTACAATCTTGGATACAGCGGAATTGACAAAAACGGCAATTTCAATGAAGCGGCAAAAACCTATCTTTCCTACATCAACAAAAAGAAAACAATAACAAGCGAAATAATAAGCGCTTTTTCATATGCAAAAACCCCTGAAAAAATCACAGATGCCCGCGTTAAGGCAATACTCTCAATATATTCAAAGGGATACTCAACAGAGAAAGCATATGATGAGATTCTCTCATTTTATATGAAAGAGATAAAAAAGCCCTATGAGAATGAGCCCTGGTGGCTTGCTGTGACCCTTGATGAAGCAGGGGCATATGCTAACACTATGCAGAAAGCATACGGGCACAATGAAAAAACCAATCTTGATGAAATAGTCAAGCGCACAAAAGAAGCCCAGATTGACCCAAAAACAGAGCTTGGAAACTATCTCCTGGAAATTTATGAGAGAAACAAGGAATTTGCAGGGTGGAAAAATGCAAAGGGCTGA
- the albA gene encoding DNA-binding protein Alba — protein MAADNSIFIGNKPFMNYVTAVVMQFTTKNAEEITIKARGKFISRAVDVAEVSVKRFLNEQAVTTGIKIDSEEFKNEQGKQVRVSSIEITLARKVPQ, from the coding sequence ATGGCAGCAGACAACTCAATTTTTATCGGCAACAAGCCGTTTATGAATTATGTGACAGCTGTAGTGATGCAGTTCACCACAAAAAACGCTGAAGAGATAACAATAAAGGCGAGGGGAAAGTTCATAAGCAGGGCTGTTGATGTTGCTGAGGTTTCGGTAAAGAGGTTCCTGAATGAACAGGCTGTTACCACAGGGATAAAGATAGACAGCGAGGAATTCAAGAACGAGCAGGGAAAGCAGGTCAGGGTTTCTTCAATTGAGATTACACTTGCCAGGAAAGTTCCTCAGTAA
- a CDS encoding sensor domain-containing diguanylate cyclase, whose amino-acid sequence MKNDGLEGIMNNNGSKLNDSSGSNPSHSPENEEKYGLIIQNMPQGFVYGKIVYNKNHRFSGIVIEDANSSFESMSGLNKEKIIGKRISESIEGIIDSEMMEKIRETALMGKAINFDEYIAKLNRWYSFSAYKPDSDSIAILFSDITEKKKDEKELIYSSSHDFLTGLYNRSFFNAEMERMGRGRFYPISVMAADLDGLKIVNDNLGHSEGDNIIIKAAGILKDCFRSSDIVARTGGDEFSILLPETTISTAEEKAEHIRKSFENYNLENNAIPLHISLGIATAESGNKQIEQLLCDADSRMYEDKSKNGIPFHYKILEYIKNR is encoded by the coding sequence ATGAAAAACGATGGACTTGAAGGGATAATGAATAATAATGGAAGCAAGTTGAATGATAGTTCTGGCTCTAATCCCTCTCATTCTCCTGAAAATGAAGAAAAATATGGTCTTATAATCCAGAATATGCCGCAGGGATTTGTTTACGGAAAGATAGTCTACAATAAAAATCACAGGTTTTCTGGAATAGTGATAGAAGATGCTAACTCATCCTTTGAATCCATGAGCGGTCTTAATAAAGAGAAAATTATAGGAAAAAGAATTTCTGAATCAATTGAAGGAATAATTGATTCTGAAATGATGGAAAAAATCAGAGAAACAGCACTTATGGGAAAAGCCATAAATTTTGATGAATATATTGCAAAGCTTAACAGGTGGTATTCATTCTCAGCATACAAGCCCGATTCTGATTCAATTGCCATTTTATTTTCAGACATAACAGAAAAGAAGAAAGATGAAAAAGAGCTTATCTATTCCAGTTCCCATGATTTTCTAACTGGGCTCTATAACAGGAGTTTTTTTAATGCTGAAATGGAAAGGATGGGCAGAGGAAGGTTCTATCCGATAAGCGTGATGGCTGCTGATTTAGACGGGCTTAAGATTGTGAATGACAATTTAGGGCATAGCGAAGGGGACAATATCATAATTAAGGCAGCAGGCATCCTTAAAGATTGCTTCAGGTCAAGCGACATTGTTGCAAGGACAGGAGGGGATGAATTCTCAATACTGCTTCCTGAAACTACAATTTCAACTGCAGAGGAAAAGGCAGAACATATTAGAAAATCCTTTGAGAATTACAACTTAGAAAATAATGCGATTCCGCTTCACATATCTCTAGGAATTGCAACAGCAGAAAGTGGGAATAAGCAGATAGAACAGCTGCTCTGCGATGCAGATTCCAGGATGTATGAGGACAAGAGCAAAAACGGAATTCCTTTCCATTACAAAATTCTTGAATATATAAAGAACAGGTAA
- a CDS encoding WbqC family protein → MPYLGFFDKIAKSDLFFILDDAQFSKEDFHNRNRIKTREGSKWLTIPVEKKKIPLTETRIKNEILISGMEWEKYHPMLIKQSYANTTFFKEYFSNLEKIYDKVAKDTPMLSENNMLFIEYLCDVFRIKVPKIRSSTLGIETQRSQRIVDICKVLHADTYLSGDGAKNYLDEKLFEDNDIKLFYQNYNHPLYSQANGDFIPYMAAIDYLFNCGANLP, encoded by the coding sequence ATTCCATATCTTGGATTCTTTGACAAGATAGCTAAAAGCGATCTTTTCTTCATACTTGATGACGCGCAGTTCAGCAAGGAGGACTTCCACAACAGGAACAGGATAAAAACAAGAGAAGGTTCAAAATGGCTTACAATTCCTGTTGAGAAAAAAAAGATTCCTCTTACGGAAACTAGGATAAAAAATGAAATTCTCATAAGCGGAATGGAATGGGAAAAGTACCATCCAATGCTTATCAAACAGAGTTATGCAAACACGACTTTCTTCAAAGAATATTTTTCTAATCTTGAGAAAATTTATGATAAAGTAGCAAAGGACACCCCAATGCTTTCTGAGAATAACATGCTGTTTATAGAGTATCTCTGCGATGTATTCAGGATAAAAGTTCCAAAAATCCGCTCAAGCACCCTTGGAATAGAAACCCAAAGAAGCCAGAGGATAGTTGACATATGCAAAGTATTGCATGCTGACACCTATCTCAGCGGGGACGGGGCAAAGAACTACCTTGATGAGAAGCTCTTTGAGGATAATGATATAAAGCTTTTTTATCAGAACTACAATCATCCTTTGTATTCTCAGGCAAACGGAGATTTCATTCCTTATATGGCGGCGATAGACTATCTTTTCAACTGCGGGGCAAATCTTCCCTGA